In Cyanobacterium sp. T60_A2020_053, one DNA window encodes the following:
- a CDS encoding DUF3352 domain-containing protein, whose amino-acid sequence MKKFLPIVVAFVLIAITALVFINQTFNNYLASGGVKKNPDSTIFISRQSPFMVSLLVNPEKINLLPNFLPTKSDQKKVLQAVEQIRTKLLNKVKIDDPEALKDWLGDEITLAVTSLDLDHNRDNGVQTGYLLVVKNNNPSLAREFLRDYYAKQAVSTEAKLIFDTYQGVNLIYQKPKTADIPQVAAAVIANYTLFANDLLVLKDAINNAQAINLNLSHYQPYGRALETITQPKVSLAYLNLPATSAWITSQPLPENQPIEQNLIISLAVSENGLIAHSALSGVTGNENQPPALNHPPSALQYIPDDSIFATSGVNLQGLWALIKQGLPENSPLQQLITQSLKPLQSSLNLNFAEDVFPLVTGEYGLSLSIDKMTQELDWLFVNENLGQSLGENFDLIAQNRGLSVGKLPLENTTITAWTKLVTTAENNFAKLEAQVKGVHTQKDTYEIITNSVDTLSDLLAEPEKNLLNNEIFKETIADMPVENNGYFYLQWQEIEPYLIKEFPILKVAKLSFKPLFDNLKSLTITSEGTENGVTQATIFLDLLK is encoded by the coding sequence ACTATTTTCATCTCTCGACAGTCTCCCTTCATGGTATCCCTTTTAGTTAATCCTGAAAAAATCAATCTTTTACCTAATTTTTTACCTACTAAAAGTGATCAAAAAAAAGTCCTTCAAGCCGTAGAGCAAATTAGAACAAAATTACTAAATAAAGTTAAAATTGATGATCCCGAAGCCTTAAAAGACTGGTTAGGAGATGAGATAACTTTAGCAGTAACATCCCTTGATTTAGATCATAACCGAGATAACGGCGTTCAAACGGGATATTTATTAGTAGTAAAAAATAATAATCCTAGTTTAGCTAGGGAATTTTTGCGGGATTATTACGCTAAACAGGCAGTATCCACGGAAGCTAAATTAATTTTTGACACCTATCAAGGGGTTAATCTAATTTATCAAAAACCCAAAACTGCTGATATTCCCCAAGTTGCCGCCGCCGTTATCGCCAATTATACTCTTTTTGCGAATGACTTACTGGTATTAAAGGATGCTATCAATAACGCCCAAGCCATTAATCTTAATTTATCTCATTATCAACCTTATGGGAGGGCGCTGGAAACCATCACGCAACCTAAAGTTAGTCTAGCTTATCTTAATTTACCGGCTACTTCTGCTTGGATTACGAGTCAACCTTTACCAGAAAATCAACCCATCGAACAAAATTTAATAATTTCTCTCGCTGTCAGTGAAAATGGCTTAATAGCGCACTCCGCTTTATCAGGAGTAACAGGAAATGAAAATCAACCACCGGCATTAAACCATCCCCCCAGCGCCCTTCAATATATCCCTGATGATAGTATTTTTGCTACCAGTGGGGTTAACTTGCAAGGGTTGTGGGCGCTGATTAAACAAGGATTACCTGAAAATAGCCCTTTGCAACAACTTATCACCCAAAGCCTGAAACCCTTACAATCTTCTCTCAATTTAAATTTTGCAGAAGATGTTTTTCCTTTAGTAACAGGAGAATATGGGTTATCCCTGTCGATAGATAAAATGACTCAAGAATTAGACTGGCTATTTGTCAACGAAAATCTAGGACAATCATTAGGAGAAAACTTTGATCTAATTGCTCAAAATAGAGGTTTAAGTGTTGGCAAATTACCATTAGAAAATACCACCATTACCGCTTGGACAAAATTAGTTACTACAGCTGAAAATAACTTTGCAAAACTAGAAGCTCAAGTTAAAGGAGTTCATACCCAAAAAGACACTTACGAAATTATTACAAACTCCGTGGACACTTTAAGCGATCTTTTAGCAGAACCGGAAAAAAATCTTTTAAATAACGAAATATTTAAGGAAACTATTGCTGATATGCCTGTAGAAAATAATGGTTATTTTTATTTACAATGGCAGGAAATAGAACCTTATTTAATTAAGGAATTTCCTATTTTAAAAGTAGCTAAATTAAGTTTTAAACCACTATTTGATAACCTAAAATCTCTGACTATTACCAGTGAAGGCACAGAAAATGGAGTAACACAAGCCACTATTTTTCTTGACCTCTTAAAATAG
- a CDS encoding TPM domain-containing protein encodes MQNHPFQKITLVLIVSILSLATWLVNPDPASAVNNPELLPAEVTPVVDLANYLPDLQEQSLIEQIETFEQETGWKLRVLTQYDQSPGRAVIPFWNLDDQSVLLVADGRGGNLLAFSVGDNVYPLLPRTFWIELQTRFGNMYYVRENGENNSIVTALGTVKTCLADGGCLVVPGLPQEQWILTLITSVVGGVIFGLAALPRKKGQVFAWQWVLIISPLWGILFIAFGMGPVVTRTSDWLPLFRNVMGFVLGALVAYFSPLLNQESPSET; translated from the coding sequence ATGCAAAATCACCCCTTCCAGAAAATTACCCTTGTCTTGATTGTTAGTATCTTATCTTTGGCTACTTGGTTGGTTAACCCCGATCCTGCTTCGGCAGTGAATAATCCTGAACTGTTACCGGCAGAAGTCACTCCTGTGGTAGATTTAGCCAATTATTTACCTGATTTACAAGAACAATCATTAATTGAACAAATCGAAACCTTTGAACAGGAAACAGGTTGGAAATTAAGGGTTTTGACTCAATATGATCAATCTCCGGGACGAGCGGTAATTCCTTTTTGGAATTTAGATGATCAAAGTGTGTTATTGGTGGCTGACGGCAGAGGAGGAAATCTACTAGCTTTTAGTGTTGGTGATAATGTTTACCCTCTTTTACCTCGTACTTTTTGGATTGAATTACAAACTCGTTTCGGTAATATGTATTATGTACGAGAAAATGGTGAAAATAATTCCATCGTCACTGCACTTGGCACTGTTAAAACTTGTTTAGCTGATGGTGGTTGTTTGGTTGTACCGGGATTACCTCAAGAGCAATGGATTTTAACTTTGATTACTTCTGTAGTTGGTGGCGTTATTTTTGGTTTAGCGGCGCTTCCTCGCAAAAAAGGACAAGTTTTCGCATGGCAATGGGTGCTAATTATTTCTCCTTTGTGGGGTATTTTGTTTATTGCTTTCGGGATGGGACCTGTGGTTACTCGTACTAGCGACTGGCTTCCTCTTTTTCGGAATGTGATGGGGTTTGTGTTAGGGGCGCTGGTGGCTTATTTTTCCCCTCTACTCAATCAAGAATCCCCTTCTGAAACTTAA
- a CDS encoding nuclear transport factor 2 family protein, whose protein sequence is MKKQNKSLTINIFLILFTFVSSISSAVAQDAQTLTPQQEDIYLLIEQYNRARENKDVTELEKILTSDIDQLASSGEWRRGIESSINGMLRSSNQNQGKRTITIEKVRLLDASVAIVDARYQIELNNNTIRNLWSTFIVVRQNNEWQISAIRNMSPTQNP, encoded by the coding sequence ATGAAAAAGCAAAATAAAAGTCTTACTATTAATATTTTCCTGATTCTCTTTACCTTTGTCTCATCTATTTCATCAGCAGTAGCTCAAGATGCACAAACATTAACTCCTCAACAAGAAGACATTTACTTACTAATAGAGCAGTATAACCGAGCCAGAGAAAATAAAGATGTTACTGAATTAGAGAAAATTTTAACCAGTGATATTGACCAATTAGCTTCTTCGGGAGAATGGCGAAGGGGTATAGAAAGTTCGATAAATGGTATGTTACGCAGTTCTAATCAAAATCAAGGTAAACGAACAATTACCATCGAAAAAGTTAGATTATTGGATGCCAGTGTAGCCATTGTAGATGCGCGCTATCAGATAGAACTTAATAATAATACCATCAGAAATTTGTGGAGTACCTTTATTGTTGTACGTCAGAATAATGAATGGCAAATTAGTGCCATCCGCAATATGTCTCCAACTCAAAACCCTTAA
- a CDS encoding inorganic diphosphatase, whose product MDLSRIPAQPKPGIINVLIEIPGGSKNKYEFDKDMNAFILDRVLFSSVKYPYDYGFVPNTLADDGDPLDGMVLMDEPTFPGCVIASRPVCMLEMIDGGDRDEKILCVPADDPRYNHVKSLKDIAPHRLEEIAEFFRSYKNLEKKETKILGWQDIDKVAPLVAECVKAYQ is encoded by the coding sequence ATGGATTTATCTCGCATTCCCGCACAACCTAAACCCGGTATCATTAATGTTTTAATCGAAATCCCCGGTGGTAGCAAAAATAAATATGAATTTGATAAGGATATGAATGCTTTTATCCTCGATAGAGTGTTATTCTCTTCCGTCAAATATCCTTATGATTATGGCTTTGTACCTAATACCCTCGCTGATGATGGCGATCCTTTAGATGGTATGGTACTTATGGATGAGCCTACCTTCCCCGGTTGTGTCATCGCTTCTCGTCCTGTGTGTATGTTAGAAATGATAGACGGTGGCGATCGTGATGAGAAAATTCTTTGCGTTCCTGCTGATGATCCTCGCTACAATCATGTTAAATCTTTAAAAGATATTGCTCCTCATCGTTTGGAGGAAATCGCTGAATTTTTCCGCAGTTATAAAAATTTGGAGAAAAAGGAAACTAAAATTTTAGGTTGGCAGGATATTGATAAGGTAGCGCCCCTCGTCGCAGAATGTGTTAAAGCCTATCAATAG
- a CDS encoding bifunctional folylpolyglutamate synthase/dihydrofolate synthase: MFDQEAKINDLLQPFQKFGINLGLSRIKTLLKDLDNPEQKVPFIHVAGTNGKGSVCAYLSSILTEAGYKTARFTSPHLVSWTERITINNQPISYEKLAELLMLINDKIKQRIAENDPNYEIPTQFEIITAVAWLYFAQSKVDIAVMEVGLGGRLDATNVNDNPLVSVITSISREHWQRLGDTLGKIAGEKAGVIKAQRPIVAGKLPAEAEAVVKEKSSALHSPCRWVEPAQMISLAPRRAIYQGFEYPLMLQGDIQLQNSALALEVIKVLQSQGWGISTEAIRKGMEEVRWAGRMEWRQWQGVDILIDGAHNVASAEVLRHYVDSLPNPIIWVMGMLSTKDHQGIFEAILQPQNHLILVPVPDHSSALPLDLAPLASQICPNLATVETKDDLFLGLRRALDLKQKTQGTIVLCGSLYLLGHFLKIQGVKS; the protein is encoded by the coding sequence ATGTTCGACCAAGAAGCAAAAATTAACGATTTATTACAACCTTTTCAAAAGTTTGGGATTAATCTGGGTTTAAGTCGTATTAAAACACTACTAAAAGACTTAGATAATCCTGAACAAAAAGTGCCATTTATTCATGTGGCCGGTACTAATGGCAAAGGTTCTGTTTGTGCTTATTTATCTTCAATTCTCACGGAAGCAGGGTATAAAACAGCGCGCTTCACCTCACCCCATCTCGTTAGTTGGACTGAAAGAATTACCATTAATAATCAACCTATTAGTTATGAAAAATTAGCAGAATTATTAATGCTAATTAATGATAAAATTAAGCAAAGAATTGCGGAAAATGATCCTAATTATGAAATTCCTACTCAGTTTGAAATAATAACCGCCGTAGCATGGCTCTATTTTGCTCAGAGTAAGGTGGATATAGCCGTTATGGAAGTGGGTTTAGGAGGGCGCTTGGATGCAACTAACGTTAATGATAACCCCCTCGTCAGCGTGATTACATCCATCAGTCGAGAGCATTGGCAAAGATTAGGGGATACGTTAGGGAAAATTGCGGGAGAAAAAGCCGGAGTGATTAAAGCCCAGCGCCCGATAGTAGCTGGAAAATTACCAGCGGAAGCCGAAGCGGTGGTAAAAGAAAAATCCAGCGCCCTCCACTCTCCCTGTCGGTGGGTTGAACCAGCACAAATGATCTCCCTTGCACCACGACGCGCCATTTATCAAGGTTTTGAGTATCCTTTGATGTTGCAAGGTGATATACAGTTGCAAAATTCTGCCTTGGCGTTGGAAGTAATCAAGGTTTTGCAATCACAAGGCTGGGGGATTTCTACGGAAGCGATAAGAAAAGGAATGGAGGAAGTGCGCTGGGCAGGGCGCATGGAGTGGCGACAATGGCAAGGAGTGGATATTCTCATCGATGGGGCGCATAATGTGGCTTCGGCTGAAGTGTTACGCCACTATGTGGATAGTTTACCGAATCCCATTATTTGGGTGATGGGAATGTTATCAACAAAGGATCATCAAGGCATATTTGAGGCAATTTTGCAACCCCAAAACCATTTAATTTTAGTACCAGTACCTGACCATAGTAGCGCCCTTCCCCTCGATTTAGCGCCCCTCGCCTCACAGATATGCCCTAATTTAGCAACCGTTGAGACTAAAGACGATTTATTTTTAGGGTTGCGGAGGGCGCTGGATTTAAAACAAAAAACACAAGGTACGATTGTACTATGTGGTTCATTGTATTTATTGGGTCATTTTTTAAAAATACAGGGAGTGAAATCATGA
- a CDS encoding FKBP-type peptidyl-prolyl cis-trans isomerase — MKPIVVSLSVILVCAVLLIFSTIFSNPKVNASAPQTMPTTKEAPITVASASQLMPQGNMDIDLSQAQTTATGLMYLETQAGEGEFPTRGQKVTVHYTGYLAEEGFKRGKKFDSSKDRGQPFSFTIGVGQVIKGWDEGVAKMNVGSNATLIIPPDLGYGARGAGGAIPPNATLIFDVELLGIK, encoded by the coding sequence ATGAAACCCATTGTAGTTAGTTTAAGTGTGATTTTGGTATGTGCGGTACTATTAATTTTTAGCACGATTTTTAGTAATCCCAAAGTAAATGCCAGCGCCCCTCAAACTATGCCAACCACCAAGGAAGCGCCCATCACGGTAGCTTCTGCTAGTCAACTTATGCCCCAAGGAAATATGGACATCGATTTATCACAAGCACAAACCACAGCCACTGGCTTAATGTATTTGGAAACCCAAGCTGGAGAGGGAGAATTCCCCACTAGAGGGCAAAAAGTAACGGTGCATTACACCGGCTATCTTGCCGAAGAAGGTTTTAAACGAGGCAAAAAATTTGATAGCTCAAAAGATCGTGGTCAACCTTTTAGCTTTACCATTGGGGTAGGGCAAGTCATTAAAGGTTGGGATGAGGGTGTGGCAAAAATGAATGTCGGTAGTAATGCCACTTTGATTATTCCCCCCGATTTAGGTTATGGGGCGAGGGGCGCTGGTGGCGCTATTCCTCCTAATGCTACTCTTATTTTTGATGTGGAATTATTAGGAATTAAATAG
- a CDS encoding metallophosphoesterase, producing the protein MNIRFAIASDLHIALPETIEDKPNRFHLTQYSTSALDAVLNHLNNLHLDFLLLPGDLTQDGEAVNHQWLQKKLTSLPYPVYVIPGNHDIPFLNPPAEVIKFREFADYYSQCGYQNYTDTLDYTVEIAPHLQLVALNSNYFDEEGKQQGGLLPSQLIWLEDTLSSLADKVVMVMIHHNVIEHLPHQSKHPLGRRYMLDNCWELLDILEKYNVKLIFTGHLHIQDVSKYHNIYEITTGSLITYPSPYRVLELQDNHGELCLSFTSHHVESLPEKEDYQLFCREWMGGRSFPFIMKLLTSPPLNLSEDNACEYAIIMRNFWGDIAKGDSEFNYPELPFLVNQYFQQFGVNKINGIPQFIDNQATLTLV; encoded by the coding sequence ATGAATATTCGCTTTGCCATCGCTTCTGATTTGCATATTGCCTTACCAGAAACCATCGAAGACAAGCCCAACCGTTTCCACTTAACGCAGTATAGCACCTCCGCATTAGATGCAGTCTTAAATCACCTTAACAATCTCCACCTCGATTTTTTACTGTTACCCGGCGATTTGACTCAAGATGGTGAAGCAGTCAATCATCAATGGTTACAAAAAAAATTAACTTCTTTACCCTATCCCGTTTATGTCATACCGGGTAATCATGATATTCCTTTCCTAAATCCTCCAGCTGAAGTAATTAAATTTAGGGAATTTGCCGACTATTATTCACAATGTGGTTATCAAAATTATACCGATACTCTGGACTACACTGTCGAAATAGCGCCCCATTTGCAATTAGTGGCGTTAAATTCTAATTATTTTGATGAAGAAGGCAAACAACAAGGGGGATTATTACCTTCTCAACTGATATGGTTAGAAGATACCCTGTCATCATTAGCGGATAAAGTGGTAATGGTGATGATTCATCATAACGTCATTGAGCATTTACCCCATCAATCAAAACATCCTCTCGGCAGACGTTATATGTTAGATAATTGCTGGGAATTGTTAGATATTTTAGAAAAATATAACGTAAAATTAATTTTCACGGGACATTTACACATTCAAGATGTTAGTAAATATCACAATATTTATGAAATTACCACAGGTTCATTAATTACTTATCCTAGTCCTTATCGAGTGTTAGAGTTACAAGATAATCATGGGGAATTATGTTTAAGTTTTACCTCTCACCATGTAGAAAGTTTACCAGAAAAAGAAGATTATCAGTTATTTTGCCGAGAGTGGATGGGAGGGCGCTCTTTTCCTTTTATCATGAAGTTATTAACATCCCCTCCTCTTAATTTGAGTGAGGATAATGCTTGTGAATATGCAATAATAATGCGTAATTTTTGGGGTGATATAGCTAAGGGTGATAGTGAGTTTAATTATCCTGAATTACCTTTTTTAGTTAATCAATATTTTCAACAATTTGGCGTGAATAAAATTAATGGTATTCCTCAATTTATTGACAATCAAGCTACATTAACTTTAGTTTAA
- a CDS encoding DUF721 domain-containing protein yields the protein MSFQSIDKLLQQILNQPQWEKQRRYHQFVKAWFAVVNQSVAENTKPIGLKDNTLLVATSSSVYAQNLTLQRYTLLKKINRRLDECLDDIRFTTIQWYQKAPSEPEADTNPNHPSLISPVSLDEDIPVSENAQEALKQWLNNIKTQAPFLPQCPCCHAPTPAGEIGRWGVCAICYSAKQ from the coding sequence ATGTCCTTTCAATCTATTGATAAGTTATTACAACAAATCCTTAATCAACCTCAATGGGAAAAACAAAGAAGATACCATCAATTTGTAAAGGCATGGTTTGCAGTGGTTAATCAATCAGTGGCGGAAAATACTAAACCTATCGGTTTAAAAGATAATACTCTCTTAGTGGCAACTTCTAGCTCTGTTTATGCTCAAAATCTTACTCTACAACGCTATACCCTGCTTAAAAAAATTAATCGCCGTCTTGATGAATGCCTCGATGATATAAGATTTACTACTATTCAATGGTATCAAAAAGCGCCCTCCGAACCAGAAGCAGATACCAACCCTAACCATCCTAGTTTGATTTCCCCTGTTTCCTTAGATGAGGATATTCCCGTGTCAGAAAATGCCCAAGAAGCACTAAAACAGTGGTTAAATAATATTAAAACACAAGCGCCCTTCCTCCCTCAATGTCCTTGTTGTCACGCACCCACTCCAGCCGGAGAAATCGGGCGCTGGGGAGTCTGTGCTATCTGTTACAGTGCTAAACAGTAG
- a CDS encoding glutamate--tRNA ligase — MSVRVRIAPSPTGNLHIGTARTAVFNWLFAHNQGGKFILRVEDTDMERSKAEYTDNITSGLQWLGLVWDEGPFFQTQRMDLYTQAIKKLLAGGYAYRCYCTPEELEEMREKQKVNNQAPRYDNRHRNLTPAQISEFEAQGRKAVIRFKIDDSRVITWHDMVRGKVTWQGSDLGGDMVIARTAQGDQVGQPLYNLAVVVDDIDMNISHVIRGEDHIANTAKQILLYEALSAPVPIFAHTPLILNSEGKKLSKRDGVTSIDDFRSMGFVAPALVNYMTLLGWTSPDGEEIFTLTEASTKFSLERVNKAGAKFDWDKLDWLNSQYLHQMSAEDLLPDLLCQWEGAGYQFNLHTDKDWLLSLTTLITPTLTRLTDAVKEASLFFATDVNLSAEAEEFLNQEGIKEVLQKVVANLPEDLNSENANDLIKQITKDLKVKKGLVMRSLRVGLTGELHGPDLVQTLVLLHQKNIALSRLNNTLNHFI, encoded by the coding sequence ATGTCGGTTAGAGTCAGAATTGCACCTTCTCCTACGGGAAACCTTCACATTGGCACAGCGCGCACCGCCGTTTTTAATTGGTTATTTGCCCATAATCAAGGCGGTAAGTTTATTTTACGGGTAGAAGATACAGACATGGAGCGCTCGAAGGCGGAATATACTGATAATATTACCAGTGGTTTACAATGGCTTGGTTTAGTTTGGGATGAAGGACCTTTTTTCCAAACCCAAAGAATGGATTTATACACTCAGGCAATCAAAAAATTATTAGCTGGGGGTTATGCTTACCGTTGCTATTGTACCCCAGAAGAATTAGAAGAGATGAGAGAGAAACAAAAAGTTAATAACCAAGCGCCACGTTATGATAACCGTCATCGTAATTTAACTCCTGCTCAAATTTCCGAGTTTGAAGCGCAAGGAAGAAAAGCGGTAATTCGTTTTAAAATCGATGATAGTCGGGTAATCACTTGGCATGACATGGTAAGGGGTAAGGTGACGTGGCAGGGTAGTGATTTAGGTGGTGATATGGTAATAGCGCGCACCGCCCAAGGGGATCAAGTGGGTCAACCGTTGTATAATTTAGCGGTAGTGGTGGATGATATTGACATGAATATCTCCCATGTTATTAGAGGAGAAGATCATATTGCTAATACTGCTAAACAAATTTTACTTTATGAAGCACTCAGCGCCCCTGTCCCCATTTTTGCCCATACTCCTTTAATCTTAAATAGTGAAGGGAAAAAACTTTCTAAACGAGATGGTGTAACATCTATTGATGATTTTCGTAGTATGGGTTTTGTTGCCCCTGCTTTAGTTAATTATATGACTTTATTGGGCTGGACTTCTCCGGATGGGGAGGAAATTTTTACTCTCACGGAAGCATCGACAAAATTTAGTTTAGAAAGGGTGAATAAAGCCGGTGCAAAGTTCGATTGGGATAAGTTAGATTGGCTTAATAGTCAGTATTTACATCAAATGTCTGCTGAAGATTTATTACCTGATTTATTATGTCAGTGGGAGGGCGCTGGTTATCAATTTAACCTCCATACCGATAAGGATTGGTTACTTAGTTTAACTACTTTAATTACACCTACTTTAACTCGTTTAACGGATGCGGTAAAAGAAGCTAGTTTATTTTTTGCAACTGACGTAAATTTATCAGCAGAAGCTGAAGAATTTTTGAATCAAGAGGGAATTAAGGAAGTTTTACAAAAGGTTGTGGCGAATTTACCTGAAGATTTAAATAGTGAAAATGCTAATGATTTAATTAAACAAATTACTAAAGATTTAAAGGTTAAAAAAGGTTTAGTTATGCGCTCATTAAGAGTAGGTTTAACTGGAGAATTACATGGACCTGACTTAGTTCAAACTTTAGTTTTATTACATCAAAAAAATATTGCTTTAAGTCGCTTAAATAATACTCTTAATCATTTTATTTAA
- the mnmG gene encoding tRNA uridine-5-carboxymethylaminomethyl(34) synthesis enzyme MnmG, giving the protein MTIKTPVEYQDEFDVIIIGGGHSGCEAALASARLGCRTMMLTLNLDKIAWQPCNPAVGGPAKSQLTHEVDALGGEIGKMADRTYLQKRLLNNSRGPAVWALRAQTDKREYAHVMKNIVENEPNLSIREAMVTDLILGKNDEIVGVQTYFGTCFKAKTVVMTTGTFLHGQIWIGGKSMSAGRAGEFASIGLTETLNDLGFETGRLKTGTPARVDKRTVDYSKMEVQPPDGDVRWFSFDPEVWVEREQMNCYLTRTTLATHQLIKDNLHLSPIYGGFIDSKGPRYCPSIEDKIVRFADKDSHQIFIEPEGRDIPELYIQGFSTGLPENIQLAMLHTLPGLENCVMLRPAYAVEYDFLPATQCYPTLMTKKIEGLFSAGQVNGTTGYEEAAAQGIVAGINAARFTQGKEMIVFPREQSYLGTLIDDLCTKDLREPYRMLTSRSEYRLILRSDNADQRLTPLGREIGLIDDRRWALYQQKQTNIIAEQERLYETRIKEKDGVAVQIVTDTEQKIKGSITLADLLRRPGFHYENLAHYGLHNADLTEDEAKGAEIEIKYSGYIKRQQTQIEQVARHSNRKLNENLDYMKIETLSMEAREKLTKVKPLTIGQATRIGGVNPADVNALLVYLEMQNR; this is encoded by the coding sequence ATGACCATTAAAACCCCCGTAGAATATCAAGATGAATTTGACGTAATTATCATTGGTGGTGGCCATTCAGGATGTGAGGCAGCCCTAGCTTCTGCCCGTCTCGGTTGTCGTACCATGATGTTAACCTTGAATTTAGATAAAATTGCGTGGCAACCTTGTAATCCTGCGGTGGGTGGCCCGGCAAAATCTCAGCTTACCCATGAAGTGGACGCATTGGGGGGTGAAATCGGCAAAATGGCGGATCGCACCTATTTACAAAAAAGGCTCTTAAATAACTCTCGTGGTCCTGCTGTGTGGGCTTTACGGGCGCAGACGGATAAGCGCGAATACGCCCATGTTATGAAAAATATTGTCGAAAATGAGCCTAATTTATCCATCCGTGAAGCCATGGTAACGGATTTAATTTTAGGCAAAAATGATGAAATTGTGGGAGTACAAACCTATTTTGGCACTTGTTTTAAAGCTAAAACTGTGGTAATGACTACAGGAACTTTTTTACATGGTCAAATTTGGATTGGTGGTAAATCCATGAGTGCCGGTAGGGCGGGGGAATTTGCTTCTATCGGTTTGACTGAGACTCTTAACGATTTAGGTTTTGAAACGGGAAGGCTGAAAACTGGTACTCCAGCGCGCGTCGATAAGCGCACCGTAGATTATAGCAAAATGGAAGTACAACCCCCTGACGGTGACGTGCGCTGGTTTAGTTTTGACCCAGAAGTTTGGGTCGAGAGAGAACAAATGAACTGCTATCTTACTCGCACTACTTTAGCCACCCATCAATTAATTAAAGATAATTTGCATTTATCACCTATTTACGGCGGTTTTATCGACTCCAAAGGACCTCGTTATTGTCCTAGTATTGAAGATAAAATCGTGCGCTTTGCGGATAAGGATTCCCACCAAATTTTTATCGAACCGGAAGGGCGGGATATTCCTGAGTTATATATCCAAGGATTTTCCACTGGTTTACCTGAAAATATCCAACTGGCAATGTTGCACACTTTACCCGGTTTGGAAAATTGTGTGATGTTGCGCCCGGCTTATGCGGTGGAATATGACTTTTTACCAGCTACCCAATGTTATCCTACCCTAATGACGAAAAAAATTGAGGGTTTATTTTCCGCAGGGCAAGTTAACGGCACCACTGGTTATGAAGAAGCGGCAGCGCAGGGGATTGTAGCTGGAATTAATGCAGCGCGCTTCACCCAAGGCAAGGAAATGATCGTTTTTCCGAGAGAACAAAGTTACTTAGGAACTTTAATTGATGATTTATGTACCAAGGATTTGCGTGAACCTTATCGGATGTTAACATCTCGTTCGGAATATCGCTTGATTTTACGCTCTGACAATGCAGATCAACGTTTAACGCCTCTAGGGCGCGAAATTGGCTTAATTGATGACAGGCGCTGGGCATTATATCAACAGAAACAAACTAATATTATCGCTGAACAGGAGCGCCTATACGAAACTCGTATCAAGGAAAAAGATGGCGTTGCGGTGCAAATTGTGACGGATACTGAGCAAAAAATCAAAGGCTCAATTACCCTCGCTGATTTGTTACGGCGCCCGGGTTTCCATTACGAAAATCTCGCTCATTACGGTTTGCATAATGCCGATTTGACTGAGGATGAGGCGAAGGGCGCTGAAATTGAGATCAAATACTCCGGTTACATCAAAAGACAACAAACTCAAATCGAACAAGTGGCGCGCCATAGTAATCGTAAATTAAATGAAAATCTCGACTACATGAAAATTGAAACTTTGTCAATGGAAGCACGGGAAAAATTAACAAAAGTTAAACCTTTAACCATTGGACAAGCTACTCGTATTGGAGGAGTAAATCCTGCGGATGTTAATGCCTTATTGGTTTACTTAGAAATGCAAAATCGATAG